Proteins encoded in a region of the Zea mays cultivar B73 chromosome 4, Zm-B73-REFERENCE-NAM-5.0, whole genome shotgun sequence genome:
- the LOC103655526 gene encoding uncharacterized protein translates to LQDKKTRGYVPWNDDMDKVLLDTFVEYYNKGDRCQNGWKSHVYIAAVKNVYEKCNVTITKENISSRSKTFDKHYNVINGLLSTSGFGWDWEKNKLKVDSDTVWDEYVERNKEAKGYRHKVVKFWDLLSLVYNKDQANGEDARTTTESSKEMTKENDIGGKDAPFSVSSSSSLKRQRSDDSFNSMWCEKFDMLTAALKDDGLKLPSSTEVIAALQEVDGLDEDTDLELCDILTSNAQ, encoded by the exons TTGCAGGACAAGAAAACAAGGGGCTATGTTCCTTGGAATGATGATATGGATAAGGTACTTCTTGATACATTTGTGGAGTATTACAATAAAGGTGATAGATGTCAGAATGGGTGGAAGTCTCATGTATACATAGCTGCTGTGAAGAATGTTTATGAGAAGTGTAATGTCACCATTACAAAGGAAAATATTAGCTCTCGCAGCAAGACCTTTGATAAGCACTACAATGTCATTAATGGGTTGTTGTCCACTAGTGGTTTTGGATGGGATTGGGAGAAGAACAAGCTCAAAGTTGATAGTGACACTGTATGGGATGAGTATGTTGAG AGGAATAAGGAAGCAAAAGGATATAGACATAAGGTTGTGAAGTTTTGGGATCTACTCAGCCTAGTGTACAATAAAGACCAAGCAAATGGAGAGGATGCTAGAACAACAACTGAAAGTTCAAAGGAAATGACAAAAGAGAATGATATCGGAGGCAAGGATGCTCCATTTTCTGTATCTTCCTCGAGTAGTTTAAAAAGACAAAGATCAGATGATTCATTTAACTCTATGTGGTGTGAGAAGTTTGACATGCTTACTGCTGCATTGAAAGATGACGGTCTGAAGCTACCCTCTTCCACCGAAGTTATCGCCGCATTACAAGAGGTTGACGGACTTGATGAAGACACAGATCTTGAGCTTTGTGACATCCTCACCTCTAATGCACAGTAA